In Gemmatimonadota bacterium, the following proteins share a genomic window:
- the mce gene encoding methylmalonyl-CoA epimerase — MSRKPSKKISGTDLPAATTQKAQSSPPARVAHIGIAVRDLDEALRLYHETLGLPLHGRESVESDGVNVAFLPAGDTELELLEATGPESPVARFIEKRGEGIHHIALEVDDVTESLKILSDQGYRLIDEEPRIGAGGVRVAFVHPRSTSGVLIELCEKGGDGRS, encoded by the coding sequence ATGTCGAGAAAGCCATCGAAGAAGATCTCCGGTACAGACCTGCCGGCCGCGACGACTCAGAAGGCCCAGTCGTCCCCGCCCGCCCGTGTCGCCCATATCGGGATCGCAGTGCGCGACCTGGACGAGGCGCTGCGCCTGTACCACGAGACTCTCGGGCTGCCGCTGCACGGCCGGGAGTCCGTGGAGAGCGACGGCGTCAACGTGGCCTTCCTTCCTGCCGGAGACACCGAACTGGAGCTTCTGGAGGCGACGGGCCCGGAGAGTCCGGTTGCCCGTTTCATCGAGAAGCGCGGAGAGGGCATCCACCATATCGCCCTGGAAGTCGACGACGTGACGGAATCGTTGAAGATCCTGAGTGACCAAGGATACCGGCTGATCGATGAGGAACCGCGCATCGGGGCGGGAGGCGTCCGGGTCGCCTTCGTGCATCCCCGGAGTACAAGCGGCGTACTGATCGAACTGTGCGAAAAGGGCGGGGACGGCCGGTCGTGA
- a CDS encoding sodium-translocating pyrophosphatase: MIENELMYGVIVAGLLGMIYAVWRAAWINGQDEGTDRMKAIGASISEGAMAFLKAEYRVLAIFVVVVAVLLAVANMGKVESSALIALSFVTGALASGLAGFLGMRVAVRANTRTTHAARSGLAQALHVAFAGGSVMGLNVVGLGVLGLGGLFILYTGLFGIDESGIGRVLNVISGFSLGASSIALFARVGGGIYTKAADVGADLVGKVEAGIPEDHPLNPASIADNVGDNVGDVAGMGADLFESYVGSILGSMVLGAGILVAGVYDPVFITLPLIIAGAGIIISILGTFMVSVKEGGNPQSGLNKGEFGSSAIMVAVMYLLIDYLLPGDFTLGGETYTSLGVFIAATIGLLAGLGIGLITEHYTGTHTGPVTSISRQSVTGTATNIIAGLGIGMRSTAIPILIIAAGIIGAYYFAGLYGIAMAALGMLSNTGIQLAVDAYGPISDNAGGVAEMAELPPEVRQRTDKLDAVGNTTAAIGKGFAIGSAALTALALFAAYMVQVGISSIDIANPRVMAGLFVGGMLPFLFSALAMNAVGQAAMAMIEEVRRQFNAIPELKNALSVMKKNDGVDEGDWSQEDREVFEAASGKPEYARCVEISTKAAIRRMVLPGLLAVLTPVVVGFVFGPETLGGLLAGVTVCGVLMAIFQANAGGAWDNAKKMIEEGLTIDGVRYEKGSEAHKAAVVGDTVGDPFKDTSGPSLNILIKLMSVVSLVIAPLIAL; the protein is encoded by the coding sequence ATGATCGAGAACGAGTTGATGTACGGTGTGATCGTCGCGGGCCTGCTGGGAATGATCTACGCTGTCTGGAGGGCGGCCTGGATCAACGGGCAGGATGAGGGGACGGACAGGATGAAAGCCATCGGCGCCAGCATTTCCGAAGGCGCCATGGCCTTCCTCAAGGCGGAGTACCGGGTCCTGGCTATCTTCGTCGTGGTCGTGGCCGTGTTGCTGGCCGTGGCGAACATGGGCAAGGTCGAGTCCAGCGCCCTCATCGCCCTGTCCTTCGTCACCGGCGCCCTGGCTTCCGGTCTGGCCGGATTCCTGGGCATGCGCGTGGCCGTACGGGCCAATACGCGGACGACCCACGCGGCGCGGTCCGGACTGGCCCAGGCGCTGCACGTGGCCTTTGCCGGCGGGTCGGTCATGGGTCTGAACGTGGTGGGTCTGGGTGTCCTGGGACTCGGCGGCCTGTTCATCCTCTACACGGGGCTTTTCGGAATCGACGAGTCGGGTATCGGCCGCGTGCTGAACGTCATCTCCGGCTTCTCACTGGGCGCTTCGTCCATCGCCCTTTTCGCCCGCGTGGGCGGGGGCATCTACACCAAGGCGGCCGACGTGGGCGCCGACCTGGTGGGCAAGGTGGAGGCCGGCATTCCCGAGGACCATCCCCTTAATCCTGCCTCCATCGCCGATAACGTGGGCGACAACGTGGGCGACGTGGCGGGTATGGGCGCCGACCTCTTCGAGTCCTACGTGGGCTCCATCCTCGGTTCCATGGTGCTGGGCGCCGGCATTCTCGTGGCGGGCGTCTACGATCCGGTCTTCATTACCCTGCCCCTCATCATCGCGGGCGCGGGCATCATCATCTCGATTCTCGGCACCTTCATGGTCTCGGTCAAGGAGGGCGGCAATCCCCAGTCCGGCCTGAACAAGGGCGAATTCGGCTCATCGGCCATCATGGTCGCCGTCATGTACCTGCTCATCGACTACCTCCTGCCCGGCGACTTCACCCTGGGCGGCGAGACCTACACCAGCCTGGGCGTTTTCATCGCGGCTACCATCGGCCTGCTGGCCGGTCTCGGCATCGGCCTTATTACCGAACACTACACGGGCACCCATACGGGTCCGGTCACGTCCATATCGCGGCAGTCCGTGACGGGCACCGCGACCAACATCATCGCCGGCCTGGGCATCGGCATGCGGTCCACGGCCATCCCCATCCTGATCATCGCCGCCGGCATCATAGGCGCCTACTACTTTGCCGGGCTCTACGGGATCGCCATGGCGGCCCTGGGCATGCTGTCCAACACGGGCATCCAGCTGGCGGTGGACGCCTACGGCCCCATTTCCGACAACGCGGGCGGCGTGGCCGAGATGGCGGAGCTGCCCCCCGAGGTCCGGCAGCGGACCGACAAGCTCGACGCGGTGGGCAACACGACTGCGGCCATCGGCAAGGGATTCGCCATCGGCTCCGCGGCCCTGACCGCGCTGGCGCTCTTCGCGGCCTACATGGTGCAGGTGGGCATTTCGAGCATCGACATCGCCAATCCCCGCGTCATGGCGGGGCTCTTCGTAGGAGGCATGCTGCCCTTCCTCTTCTCCGCCCTCGCCATGAACGCCGTGGGCCAGGCGGCCATGGCCATGATCGAGGAGGTCCGGCGCCAGTTTAACGCCATCCCGGAACTCAAGAACGCGCTGTCGGTGATGAAGAAGAACGACGGGGTGGACGAAGGGGACTGGTCCCAGGAGGACCGGGAAGTCTTCGAGGCGGCGAGCGGCAAGCCGGAGTACGCCCGGTGTGTCGAGATCTCCACCAAGGCGGCCATCCGCCGCATGGTCCTTCCCGGCCTGCTGGCCGTATTGACACCCGTCGTCGTGGGATTCGTCTTCGGCCCGGAGACCCTGGGCGGCCTGCTGGCCGGCGTCACCGTGTGCGGCGTGCTGATGGCGATCTTCCAGGCCAACGCGGGCGGCGCGTGGGACAACGCCAAGAAGATGATCGAAGAGGGACTGACCATCGACGGTGTGCGTTACGAGAAGGGATCGGAGGCCCACAAGGCCGCCGTCGTGGGAGACACGGTCGGCGATCCATTCAAGGACACGTCCGGCCCGTCGCTGAACATCCTGATCAAGCTGATGTCGGTGGTTTCCCTGGTCATCGCCCCGCTCATCGCGCTGTAG
- a CDS encoding ABC transporter permease has protein sequence MTAFLSFLGRRVLWALTNIGDFGMMMVEVVRNLPKIRTYWGLMVHQMFEIGIHSMPIVLIIAFFAGLVTAVQTGYQFQGYVPAYLVGSVVLSSVVLELAPVLGALVLSGRVGATIAAELGTMRVTEQIDAYEVMAMNPIVYLAIPRIIAGMFMLPVLVVFADLIGTLSGMVAAIDRMGVSIPDFERGMREFFRTQDAFFGLSKAFCFGITITTVACYQGFKVKPGSGAEGVGKATTNTVVVSCILILCLDYLLARTIL, from the coding sequence ATGACCGCTTTTCTCTCCTTCCTTGGCAGGCGCGTCCTCTGGGCGCTGACGAATATCGGCGACTTCGGCATGATGATGGTCGAAGTCGTCCGTAACCTTCCGAAGATCCGGACGTACTGGGGGTTGATGGTCCACCAGATGTTCGAGATCGGCATCCACTCCATGCCGATCGTCCTGATCATTGCCTTCTTCGCCGGTCTGGTGACCGCGGTGCAGACCGGTTACCAGTTCCAGGGATACGTACCTGCCTACCTGGTGGGCAGCGTCGTCCTGTCATCGGTGGTGCTCGAACTCGCGCCGGTCCTGGGCGCCCTGGTGCTGTCGGGACGGGTGGGCGCCACCATCGCGGCGGAACTCGGTACGATGCGGGTGACCGAGCAGATCGACGCCTACGAGGTGATGGCCATGAACCCCATCGTCTACCTGGCGATCCCCCGCATCATCGCGGGCATGTTCATGTTGCCGGTCCTCGTGGTCTTCGCCGACCTGATCGGCACGCTTTCCGGCATGGTCGCGGCCATCGACCGGATGGGGGTGAGCATCCCGGATTTCGAGCGGGGGATGCGGGAGTTCTTCCGGACCCAGGACGCCTTCTTCGGGCTGTCCAAGGCCTTCTGCTTCGGGATAACGATCACCACGGTCGCCTGCTACCAGGGTTTCAAGGTGAAACCGGGTTCGGGCGCCGAAGGCGTGGGCAAGGCGACCACCAACACCGTGGTGGTCTCGTGCATTCTGATCCTGTGCCTGGACTACCTGCTGGCCAGGACGATATTGTAA
- a CDS encoding biopolymer transporter ExbD, translated as MAAVQGTQKASDRNKEGAKKKKPRNQVFIDMTPMVDIAFLLLIFFMVTTVFRAPQTMELNIPPDKDDKVEIAESNVLLIYMLDDDRMFWQIGRDMTPEELTLDDVQEFIKEKEVENADLHDGESKLVTLVMIQRTSPYEQMVNVMDELQLGAIDRFSITVLEQDKFEEVFGS; from the coding sequence ATGGCAGCCGTCCAGGGCACTCAGAAAGCCAGCGACAGGAATAAGGAAGGCGCTAAGAAGAAAAAGCCTCGCAACCAGGTTTTCATCGACATGACGCCCATGGTGGACATCGCATTCCTCCTGCTCATCTTCTTCATGGTCACCACGGTTTTCAGGGCGCCGCAGACCATGGAGCTCAACATTCCGCCCGACAAGGACGACAAGGTCGAGATCGCGGAATCGAACGTGCTGCTGATTTACATGCTGGACGACGATCGCATGTTCTGGCAGATCGGCCGGGACATGACGCCGGAGGAGTTGACGCTGGATGACGTCCAGGAATTCATCAAGGAGAAGGAAGTGGAGAACGCCGATCTGCACGACGGCGAATCCAAGCTGGTGACCCTGGTGATGATCCAGCGCACGAGTCCCTACGAACAGATGGTCAACGTCATGGACGAACTTCAGTTGGGCGCCATCGACCGGTTCAGCATCACGGTCCTGGAGCAGGATAAGTTCGAGGAGGTGTTTGGCTCATGA
- a CDS encoding tetratricopeptide repeat protein, with protein MWIAGENRRIGKSALFVLGALLLVSLAGAPAVANAQSVDAARAAYDSGDYDRTVSILRDVLSNGKKNTDAHYLLGLALKRQGHLDEAYSEFLISVDQQKKNHDARFELSLQEIRTGRFEDAQKTIEEGLKRTKDKDARFFYAQGQLAIAQEDLRSAEVQFTRARSIDAQNPLYVRGLGDVYEARNVWGLAISNYRQALAMEPDSPDAAMIHYRIGQLHFKARQWNESYAAYQMATELDPTLEDAWYQQGYIQYVAERYPLVVEPIEQFVALDQTNAEAYFMLAESFNKTQRIKMAVPHYMKTIELDPGRVEAYLPMGDGLVAEGRYMEAVNAYKEAVMQNADNAELHFSLGWVQTQPEVGQYDDGIVNLKKSIELDGSSEKPYIQLALVYFDQEKYGEAIPLLEEAIKVNPNDQNPYAYYGRAYIEQGQYAQAVTAVKTVLEPAIQAVEDERTKLTLSNVYYNLGREIYGASREVERDQRPAMYDASLDMYRAKVAHDSTDYFAYLNMGITGLVAQNGAVARDALIKARDLRTAEAEEDPTTILQPLKYLGTAYLILEDYRNARTTFQRVLEIDPTDHEAYYRLGFDRVLNEDWGGAIGQLRKAIELKPDEASYHLLLAQAYTNSQQLAPAIRHYRETLKLDPNNGRAREQLNTVQAIYEQLQGD; from the coding sequence ATGTGGATCGCAGGTGAGAACCGCAGGATAGGCAAAAGCGCCCTGTTCGTACTCGGCGCGCTGCTGCTGGTCAGCCTGGCCGGCGCGCCGGCCGTGGCGAACGCCCAGAGCGTGGACGCCGCCCGGGCGGCCTACGACAGCGGGGACTACGACCGGACCGTTTCCATACTCCGGGACGTGCTCAGCAACGGTAAGAAGAACACGGACGCCCACTACCTGCTCGGCCTGGCGCTCAAGCGGCAGGGCCACCTCGACGAGGCGTACTCCGAATTCCTGATCTCAGTCGACCAGCAGAAGAAGAACCACGACGCCCGCTTCGAACTGAGCCTGCAGGAGATCCGCACGGGCCGGTTCGAGGACGCGCAGAAGACGATCGAGGAAGGCCTGAAGCGCACCAAGGATAAGGACGCGCGGTTCTTCTACGCACAGGGACAGCTTGCCATCGCGCAGGAGGATCTGCGAAGCGCCGAGGTGCAATTCACCCGGGCGCGCAGTATCGATGCGCAGAACCCGCTGTACGTACGGGGACTGGGCGACGTCTACGAAGCGCGGAATGTCTGGGGACTGGCGATTTCCAACTACCGGCAGGCCCTCGCCATGGAGCCCGATTCCCCGGACGCGGCCATGATCCACTACCGGATCGGCCAGTTGCATTTCAAGGCGCGGCAATGGAACGAGTCCTACGCCGCGTACCAGATGGCGACGGAACTCGATCCCACGTTGGAGGACGCCTGGTACCAACAGGGCTACATCCAGTACGTGGCCGAACGGTATCCCCTCGTCGTCGAGCCGATCGAGCAATTCGTGGCGCTGGACCAGACCAACGCCGAAGCCTATTTCATGCTGGCCGAGTCCTTCAACAAGACGCAGCGGATCAAGATGGCCGTGCCCCATTACATGAAGACCATCGAGCTGGACCCGGGCCGGGTCGAAGCCTATCTGCCGATGGGGGACGGACTGGTCGCCGAGGGCCGTTACATGGAGGCGGTTAACGCCTACAAGGAAGCCGTGATGCAGAACGCGGACAACGCGGAGCTGCATTTCAGCCTGGGCTGGGTACAGACGCAGCCGGAGGTGGGGCAGTACGACGACGGCATCGTCAACCTGAAGAAGTCCATTGAACTGGACGGCTCGTCGGAGAAGCCCTACATCCAGCTCGCGCTGGTCTATTTCGACCAGGAAAAGTACGGGGAGGCCATTCCGCTTCTCGAAGAGGCCATCAAGGTCAATCCCAACGACCAGAACCCCTACGCGTACTACGGACGGGCGTACATCGAGCAGGGACAGTACGCGCAGGCCGTGACGGCCGTCAAGACCGTGCTGGAACCGGCGATTCAGGCAGTGGAGGACGAACGGACGAAACTCACGCTGAGCAACGTGTACTACAACCTCGGCAGGGAGATCTACGGCGCCTCCCGCGAGGTTGAGCGCGACCAGCGGCCGGCGATGTACGACGCTTCGCTGGATATGTACCGGGCCAAGGTCGCCCACGACAGCACGGACTATTTCGCCTATCTGAACATGGGCATCACGGGCCTGGTGGCCCAGAACGGCGCGGTTGCACGGGACGCCCTCATCAAGGCCCGGGACCTGCGGACCGCAGAGGCCGAGGAGGACCCGACGACCATTCTGCAGCCGCTGAAATACCTGGGAACGGCCTATCTCATCCTGGAGGATTACCGCAACGCGCGCACGACCTTCCAGCGCGTGCTTGAAATCGATCCCACGGATCACGAGGCCTACTACCGGTTGGGGTTCGACCGGGTGCTGAACGAGGACTGGGGCGGCGCGATCGGCCAGCTTCGGAAGGCCATAGAGTTGAAGCCGGACGAGGCGTCCTACCATCTCCTGCTCGCCCAGGCCTACACGAACTCGCAGCAACTCGCGCCGGCGATCCGCCACTACCGGGAAACCCTTAAGCTCGATCCGAACAATGGAAGGGCGCGCGAGCAGCTGAACACCGTGCAGGCGATCTACGAGCAGTTGCAGGGAGACTGA
- a CDS encoding substrate-binding domain-containing protein → MARFGVPFRLAFSGAALLFFMTGCGQPDETATRGYLKVSSAEVAFPYIESSAVKYEQVYNEAFIDVGKTTSREALVDLSEGRSRLAVLSREPNESEVEALSAGEADFITRTVAHDALAVIVHGDNPVEDLTVGQLRDIYTGKITNWRELGGKDMAIRPLVRDRNSGTYEVFEDVVLEGAEYGANVYPCSTMAALASIAGAYPGTIGITGLLITNSSRSGATMAYYKTIRIAEDESGPYLLPTQHKLLQELYPLRRPLVLCYFKRSSLEVNLVSGYVTFLTAVKGQQIAIDEGVVPATMPVRTVKLQ, encoded by the coding sequence ATGGCGAGGTTCGGGGTCCCCTTCCGATTAGCGTTTTCCGGTGCGGCCCTGTTATTTTTCATGACGGGTTGCGGCCAACCCGACGAAACGGCCACCCGGGGTTACCTCAAGGTGTCCAGCGCCGAGGTCGCGTTCCCGTACATCGAGAGTTCGGCGGTCAAGTACGAGCAGGTCTACAACGAAGCCTTCATCGACGTTGGCAAGACGACCTCCCGTGAAGCGCTGGTCGACCTTTCCGAGGGACGAAGCCGCCTGGCGGTGTTATCCCGCGAACCCAATGAATCCGAGGTCGAAGCGCTTTCGGCCGGCGAAGCGGACTTCATTACCCGGACCGTCGCCCACGACGCGCTGGCGGTGATTGTCCACGGAGACAATCCGGTCGAAGACCTGACTGTGGGGCAGTTACGGGACATCTACACCGGGAAGATTACCAACTGGCGTGAGCTGGGCGGCAAGGACATGGCGATCCGCCCCCTGGTCCGCGACCGGAATTCCGGCACGTACGAGGTTTTCGAGGACGTCGTGCTCGAAGGCGCGGAATACGGCGCCAACGTGTATCCCTGCAGCACGATGGCCGCCCTGGCCAGCATCGCGGGCGCCTATCCGGGCACGATCGGGATAACCGGACTGCTGATCACGAACTCGTCCCGTTCCGGGGCCACGATGGCTTATTACAAGACGATCCGGATCGCCGAGGATGAAAGCGGTCCTTATCTGCTGCCCACGCAGCATAAACTGCTTCAGGAGTTGTATCCGCTCCGGCGGCCCCTCGTGTTGTGCTACTTCAAGCGGTCGTCGCTGGAAGTCAACCTGGTATCGGGATACGTAACCTTTCTGACGGCGGTCAAGGGACAGCAGATCGCCATTGACGAAGGCGTCGTTCCGGCGACCATGCCGGTCCGGACGGTCAAACTGCAATAA
- a CDS encoding MotA/TolQ/ExbB proton channel family protein, with protein MIIIVLCFIVSWIIFEFFLPQFVKDGGYVVIGLMVLTMLDITFIIERSLTLKKARGKRPQVAFLKDAMAAIRNNDIKRAVNLCNSQQGTMANVLRAGLERFDSISEENLTSDRQVQEIKRAFDEANALETPLLERNLIALQTIATIATLVGLLGTTIGMIRAFAAMANEGAPDAIQLALGISEALINTAGGLAAAIMGIVAYNYFVNKVDMFTYAVDEVAQEVLAILTGRA; from the coding sequence ATGATCATCATCGTCCTTTGCTTTATTGTTTCATGGATTATCTTCGAGTTCTTTCTGCCACAGTTCGTAAAGGACGGCGGATATGTTGTCATCGGCCTCATGGTGCTCACCATGCTGGACATCACCTTCATCATCGAGCGTTCGCTGACGCTGAAGAAAGCCCGCGGCAAGCGGCCGCAGGTGGCTTTTCTCAAGGACGCCATGGCCGCGATCCGCAACAACGACATCAAGCGTGCGGTCAACCTGTGCAATTCGCAGCAGGGCACCATGGCCAACGTGCTGCGCGCCGGTCTCGAGCGTTTCGATTCCATCTCCGAGGAGAACCTGACGAGCGACCGGCAGGTGCAGGAGATCAAGCGGGCCTTCGACGAGGCCAACGCCCTCGAGACCCCGCTGCTCGAACGCAACCTGATCGCGCTGCAGACCATCGCGACCATCGCCACCCTGGTGGGGCTGCTCGGGACGACGATCGGTATGATCCGGGCCTTCGCCGCCATGGCCAACGAAGGCGCGCCGGACGCCATTCAGCTCGCGCTGGGTATCTCCGAGGCGCTGATCAATACGGCAGGCGGCCTGGCCGCGGCCATCATGGGTATCGTAGCGTACAACTACTTCGTCAACAAGGTGGACATGTTCACCTACGCCGTGGACGAAGTGGCTCAGGAAGTCCTGGCAATTCTTACCGGCCGGGCCTAA
- a CDS encoding methylmalonyl-CoA mutase family protein, which yields MDAGKEALETARKAWEEQKLKPALERLPERRDRFETGSGIPVKRLYTPEDTADIDPDAEIGMPGEYPFTRGIRPTMYRGRLWTMRQYAGFGSAEETNARYRYLLSQGQTGLSVAFDLPTQIGYDSDHPLVAGEVGRTGVAISTIDDMRTLFEDIPQESVSTSLTINATATVLVALYAAVAEERGVPLDRLAGTVQNDILKEYIARGTFIYPPGPSLRLATDLIRFCAGSMPKWNPISISGYHIREAGATAVQEVAFTLANGLGYVKAVMDAGMDVDAFAPQLSFFFNAHNQFFEEVAKFRAARRLWARLMRERVGAKNPRSWQLRFHTQTGGSTLTAQQPENNVVRVALQALAAVCGGTQSLHTNSLDEALALPSESAATLALRTQQVIAHETGVADTVDPFAGSYFVEALTGEIEEAAKAHLARIDGYGGALGAIEAGYPQEEISRSAYAYQMAVEREEQVIVGVNRFTGGEEEGPAPFPIDPAIEARQVERVRAFKKARDGQAAARALEALESTARTQDNLMPLIIDAVRKRATLGEICDTLRGVFGEYQRPERF from the coding sequence ATGGATGCTGGCAAGGAAGCCCTGGAAACGGCCCGGAAAGCATGGGAAGAGCAGAAGCTGAAGCCGGCGCTGGAGCGGCTGCCCGAACGCCGCGACCGTTTCGAGACCGGCTCCGGCATTCCCGTGAAGCGGTTGTACACGCCCGAGGACACGGCGGACATCGATCCGGATGCCGAAATCGGAATGCCGGGGGAGTATCCCTTTACGCGGGGCATCCGCCCGACCATGTATCGCGGCCGGCTCTGGACAATGCGGCAGTACGCGGGATTCGGTTCGGCCGAAGAGACCAATGCCCGTTACCGGTATCTCCTGTCCCAGGGACAGACCGGGCTTTCAGTGGCCTTCGACCTGCCCACCCAGATCGGCTATGATTCCGATCATCCTCTGGTGGCCGGCGAGGTGGGCCGCACGGGCGTAGCGATCTCCACGATCGACGACATGCGGACCCTTTTCGAAGATATCCCGCAGGAATCGGTCAGCACTTCACTCACGATCAACGCCACGGCCACAGTGCTCGTTGCGCTCTACGCGGCGGTGGCCGAGGAACGCGGCGTACCGCTGGATCGGCTCGCGGGCACGGTCCAGAACGACATCCTGAAGGAATACATCGCGCGGGGCACCTTCATCTACCCGCCCGGTCCCTCCCTGCGCCTGGCCACCGACCTGATCCGGTTCTGCGCCGGCAGCATGCCGAAATGGAACCCCATCAGCATCAGCGGGTACCACATACGGGAAGCGGGCGCCACGGCCGTGCAGGAGGTCGCCTTCACCCTCGCCAACGGGCTGGGGTACGTAAAGGCGGTCATGGATGCCGGGATGGACGTCGACGCCTTCGCGCCTCAGCTCTCCTTCTTCTTCAACGCCCACAACCAGTTCTTTGAAGAGGTGGCCAAGTTCCGCGCGGCCCGGCGGCTGTGGGCCCGGCTCATGCGGGAACGGGTGGGGGCGAAGAACCCCCGATCCTGGCAGCTCAGGTTTCACACCCAGACCGGCGGCTCGACCCTGACCGCGCAGCAGCCGGAGAACAACGTGGTGCGGGTGGCGCTGCAGGCCCTGGCCGCGGTGTGCGGCGGCACGCAGTCCCTCCATACCAACAGTCTCGACGAAGCCCTCGCCCTGCCTTCCGAATCAGCGGCGACCCTGGCGCTGAGGACGCAGCAGGTCATCGCCCACGAGACCGGGGTGGCCGACACGGTGGACCCCTTTGCCGGGTCCTATTTCGTGGAAGCGCTGACCGGCGAGATCGAGGAGGCGGCGAAGGCGCACCTGGCTCGCATCGACGGTTACGGCGGCGCCCTGGGTGCCATCGAGGCGGGTTATCCCCAGGAGGAGATCAGCCGCAGCGCCTATGCCTACCAGATGGCCGTCGAACGGGAAGAACAGGTCATCGTGGGGGTGAACCGCTTTACCGGCGGCGAGGAGGAGGGGCCGGCGCCTTTTCCCATCGACCCGGCCATCGAAGCCCGCCAGGTGGAACGGGTGCGCGCTTTCAAGAAGGCCCGGGACGGGCAGGCCGCGGCGCGGGCGCTCGAGGCGCTCGAATCGACGGCCCGCACGCAGGACAACCTGATGCCGCTGATCATCGATGCTGTGCGAAAGCGGGCCACGCTGGGCGAGATCTGCGATACGCTCCGCGGCGTCTTCGGAGAATATCAGCGGCCCGAGCGGTTCTGA
- a CDS encoding biopolymer transporter ExbD has protein sequence MAHGKHKPVFIDMTPMVDIAFLLLIFFMATTQFKAPESIHILLPESHSAIKLPESDVVILTVGPKPGNELFWRLEPQPEVGIEMSEMENALVEARIRNPRLRIAIKAHKDAEFGVISDMMEILQKTNNTRFNLVTNFEDDTETSGDEPTSLRPVNQDLVRR, from the coding sequence ATGGCGCACGGAAAACACAAGCCGGTCTTTATCGACATGACGCCGATGGTGGATATCGCCTTCCTGCTGCTCATCTTCTTCATGGCCACGACGCAGTTCAAGGCCCCCGAATCGATTCACATCCTGCTTCCGGAGTCCCATTCGGCCATCAAGTTGCCCGAATCGGACGTGGTGATCCTGACCGTCGGACCGAAGCCGGGAAACGAGTTGTTCTGGCGGCTGGAACCCCAGCCCGAAGTTGGGATCGAGATGTCGGAAATGGAGAATGCGCTGGTGGAGGCGCGCATCAGGAACCCCCGTCTGCGTATCGCCATCAAGGCGCACAAGGACGCCGAGTTCGGCGTCATCAGCGACATGATGGAGATCCTCCAGAAAACGAACAACACCCGGTTCAACCTGGTCACGAACTTCGAGGACGATACGGAAACCTCGGGCGACGAGCCGACCAGCTTGAGGCCGGTCAACCAAGACCTGGTAAGGAGGTGA
- a CDS encoding energy transducer TonB → MMGSLLSIEHFPLKKESPMKFFYQRNAKRGIVAAVIIHALALGTYWGVWWYQEQSRVYATRILDYADLGPPPALTDAPEMLEVPVEAPSRPVIGIPEPVDDAEVSAEMTIATQTEMSQQIAPVIQDIEEENIIIEAPEEENIVIEDEALPPPDAFTPHETPPAPVYQVQPEYPELARKAGIEGRVYIKILVDKEGKVRDALLVRGIGAGLDESALEAVRQWVYTPAIQNNRPVAVWVAQPVDFKLR, encoded by the coding sequence ATGATGGGTTCGCTGCTCAGCATCGAACATTTTCCCCTGAAGAAAGAATCCCCCATGAAGTTCTTCTACCAGCGGAACGCGAAGCGGGGCATTGTGGCGGCCGTGATCATCCACGCGCTGGCCCTGGGGACCTACTGGGGCGTCTGGTGGTACCAGGAGCAGAGCCGGGTCTACGCGACGCGGATCCTGGATTACGCCGACCTGGGGCCGCCCCCGGCGCTGACCGACGCGCCGGAAATGCTGGAAGTACCGGTGGAAGCGCCTTCCAGGCCGGTGATCGGTATACCCGAGCCCGTGGATGACGCCGAGGTGTCCGCCGAGATGACGATCGCCACCCAGACCGAGATGAGCCAGCAGATCGCCCCGGTGATCCAGGACATCGAGGAGGAGAACATCATCATCGAGGCGCCGGAGGAGGAGAACATCGTCATCGAGGATGAGGCTCTGCCTCCGCCCGATGCGTTTACGCCCCACGAGACGCCTCCGGCACCGGTATACCAGGTTCAGCCCGAGTATCCTGAACTGGCCCGCAAGGCGGGGATCGAGGGAAGAGTCTATATCAAGATCCTGGTCGACAAGGAAGGCAAGGTCCGTGACGCATTGTTGGTGCGGGGCATCGGCGCGGGTCTAGATGAATCGGCACTCGAGGCCGTGCGGCAGTGGGTGTATACCCCGGCCATTCAGAACAACCGGCCGGTGGCCGTATGGGTAGCGCAGCCGGTCGATTTCAAGCTCCGCTGA